Within the Naumovozyma castellii chromosome 1, complete genome genome, the region CTGCAATCCACAGTTACCATTCCCAAGATGCAAAAAGGTGTGATCTTCTACGAGACAGGTGGCCCCCTACACTACAAGGACATCCCTGTCCCCAAACCAAAGGCTAACGAAATTCTGATCAACGTCAAATATTCAGGTGTCTGTCATACGGATTTGCACGCTTGGAAGGGGGACTGGCCATTAGCTACTAAATTACCTCTAGTTGGTGGTCATGAAGGGTCTGGTGAAGTGGTGGCCATGGGGGAGAACGTGAAGGGATGGAAGATTGGGGATTTGGCCGGGATCAAATGGTTGAATGGGTCTTGTATGTCTTGTGAATTATGTGAATCAGGTCATGAATCCAACTGTGAACATGCTGATTTGTCCGGGTACACTCATGATGGGTCATTCCAACAGTATGCCACTGCGGATGCCGTGCAGGCTGCTAGAATTCCTAAGGGAACCAATATGGCTGAAGTAGCACCTATCTTGTGTGCTGGTATCACAGTTTATAAGGCTTTGAAAGAAGCTGACATGAGAGCTGGGCAATGGGTTTGTATCTCCGGAGCTGCAGGTGGGTTAGGGTCCCTAGCAGTTCAATATGCTAAGGCTATGGGTTACAGAGTCATTGGTATTGATGGCGGTCCAGGCAAGGAAGAATTGTTCAAATCTCTTGGTGGAGAAATCTTTGTTGATTTCACCAAGACCAAGGATATCGTTGCCGAAATTCAAGAAGCCACTAGAGGTGGTCCACAAGGTGTCATTAACGTCTCTGTCTCAGAGGCTGCCATCTCTTTGTCCACTAAGTATGTGAGACCCACCGGTACCGTTGTTCTTGTTGGGTTACCAGCTCATTCTTACGTCAAGTCTGAAGTGTTCTCTCACGTTGTTAAATCCATCAATATTAAGGGTTCCTACGTCGGTAACAGAGCAGACACTAGAGAAGCTCTAGATTTTTTTGCCAGAGGATTAATAAAATCCCCAATTAAGATCATTGGTCTATCCGAATTGCCAAACGTCTACAAGCTAATGGAGGAAGGTAAAATCTTGGGTAGATACGTTGTGGACACCAgtaaatagaaaaaaagCTTGTTTAAACAcacacatatatatatttatttatctatTTATCATCCGAACATTGTAGTAATACCAAATGGTACGTATTGTCAATGAACTAACTATTGTTCAGAACGTATTGTCTCTTTTTTATCTGCGGTGGTATTACCCGGTTTCAATCGCTCACATTTTGTCCAATTGCGCAGGGACGAGTAACCCCTGCAATGAGCCATCAACATCTGAAATTATTCTCATTGACAAACACACGATATTTATTCAACTAGTCACTTGTCACATATCCAAATTCTCATCCATTGGCATCAATTAGCCTGACCTGCAtttagaattgaagaaaaaaacgACAAAACAACGATTAATCAAATCACTTAGGGACCACAACGCTGAATGATTAGGAGATCATCAAGACAAGAACCACCAGAGCCCAATTCATCAGCTATGGCTGCCGCTTCAGCCCTGGGTCATGCATTGATGGGGAACGGAAGAACCGTTGACAAAAACAAACTCCCTCGTTATAATACTCCGTCTCGTTCATCTTCTATATCCAACATGAGGAGAAGCTCTATGCTTAAAATTAACTCTGGCTCGAATCAAAGTAGTCGGAGCAATAGTCTTCAAAGGGAGCGAGAGGGACAACACCATGAAAAAAGCCAAGCAAAAACGAAGTCAGTTTTATCAAAGAGAAATTCAATGATACTGAGAAGAACTTCTTTGAACAAACCACCATCGGTCAATTCCGAAAAAAGAAGTTCCAGTTTGCCATCATCTACCACCGGATTAATAAGGGGTAAGGGAAGTTTACAGGAAGCTAAGAGAACTTTCGTGGAGTTTGGGGGGAAGCAATCTGCGGGTACAATGCATAACCACTCTGTGGAACAGAAACCAAGAACGAAAAGGAAATATATTCCTAGTAGAAATGGGTTAATCGCGGTAGATGTTCCAGTATTAGATGACAATGACGCAGATGAACGAATTATTAGCAAACCAAATAGACAATTAAGAAGATCTGTTTCTACTAGTTCATCTTTAAGAATAAGttcattaaagaagaaagtatCGCAAGAGAACTTACATTCAagtataaataataatagacATTCTTCCTTGAATAATGGAATGTCTGGATTAGGATTGAAACTGAATGGTACTGGACAGGCTATGACAAACCCTTTGATTGAAAGTTTTGTACCGGAGGAAACTGAACAGGAATTGTCAAAGGATTCTGTACTCAAGAAAGACACCAACTTGTCTGAGGAATTtgagaaggaaattgaaaaattggacGAATTACTTACggaaaatttggaattagaagataaaattgctgaagatgaagaaagaattgctaccaagaaaatgttaaacAATCAAGTGAGGCCGTTCGAAATTAacgataatgatgaagatgaagtaacttatgaaaagaaaaatataatcaaGGAACGTAGAATACCGACTCCAAAAAGCAAAGAACTACCCACTAAATCTTCTCAAGTCAAAAGCAGACAGAAAGTTCAAAATGCTGGTTATAAAGAACCGATATCAGAAAAACAACTcaataataagaaaattgaaataatatcaCATACCTTGCAGACAAAATCTCCCCAAAATGACCTCAATGTAGCGAAAGATCGTTCTGATTCAGTTTCTCAACCTCAAAGGGAGGTAGTTTCTAAAAGTCCACCACCACGCAATAAAAATCATAGCATGGCACAATATTTACGTGAATCACGTTCATACCttaagaaggaaaagcCAAATGTAACAGTATCGTCTCCTGACCACTCAAAAAATGATAACAACGatacaaaaaaatttaaagcTAATACCCTGGCCAGTTCAACAGCGAGGGGGAGCTCTGCTCCCAAAGCTAATAACAGGAAAGATGAATCAGGGAAAAACCAGACTTTGAAGGGAACGACTCCTTTAAGAAAAGTTCCTTCACCAATAAAGTCTGCCTTGAAGAAAACACACACATCAGAAGCAAAACCACATTCACATTCAAGACCTTCTGCAGCAAATGGTGCATATCTATCAATGACCACTGCAGAAAACACAAGACTAAACGCTCAATTAACTGGGGACGAGCTAGGCAGAAAACCAAGCATTATTAGAACTATGAGAAGACCACAGTCAATGAATCATATCCCGAAGGCTACAAATAAACAGACTACCCCAGTAAGAAATTCCGTTATGAACGGTAATCAAGCTCCCAAATTAGTTGATCAATCGACATCAGCAGCTGCATTTGCTTCTACCAAATCTGCTAAAGGGCATATGAGAAGGGAGGAACAGGTGAAGAAACAGGTTAATAACAAGCTTTCAACCGAGAAAAATGCAGATAGCTATTTATATCCAAGGGAACCCCCTCAAAGGAAATCAAGTTTTGAAAAGTTGAGACCCGCAGACACAAATTTAGgatttaaaaatttatcCCTCAGGGGAGATTTTGTTGACACCAATAATCAAACGAATGCCATTAGTCAGGAAAACCAAATTTCCTTAACCAATCCAATTTCCATAATGGCAGAAGATGGATGGCACTCTAGGTTTCAAGATTCGGATTCTGATatggaagaaaatgatCATTCTCATCAAGAATTGAGTAGGGATGCATCTCCTAATCACAAATCAAAGGGAAATCGTTTTTCacaattattcaaaagtATAAGTCATCCTAgagatattgatgaatacGAAGATGAATACGATCTATATCCACCAGGATCCCATCCCGTAAATAGAAGACCTAGTGGCCTCAGTGAAGGAACTCCTACGAAAATACAGAAACCATTTAATTCGTCGGGATTAAGAGATGGGAATTCGCCCACAAGGCAAACAAAAGCACCACCAATTAATAACCATAAATTTCCTACTAGCATGCCTGGAAGAGAATCACATTTTTCTAGTACAGAATCACATGAAAgtgatgaaaaaaagaaaaacaatttaGGTAAGAAgctgaagaaattatttggtagaaagaaaatatgattcccaaaatgattattttttgCCAAAAGGGACTTTTTTTTGCATTGAAGCTTACAATCAAAATCTAAGTATTTAGACTTTACAATTCAcatatttaattaataatactaTTCCATTCTATTCAAGTGTTTTAAAGTGTCGAAGGAACAGATTAGTTTGACTGGTATAGTCACAACTTTCAACTTCAAAGGAATATCTAAGTTCTATCAATTAtcaataaaaatgaatatctttgataaattgaacGAGTTACTAAGGTTTTATAGCTCATTTTCGGTGCgtgataatattttttaatcttctgtatattaataattcatGGTCTAGAGCTAATTAGACTACATAATCGAAAAGTTATTTTATAAGCAATTACAAATACATTATATTGAATAAAGGGAATTGTAATAAATGTTTCCTGTTTGTTTCCTAAACATTTCCCATTCCCAGTAGCGTTCTTGCTAAAGTCGATGTAAGGATTTCCACCAGCGAGTTTGCcattttttggattttcCCATAGTAAAAACCCAAAAATGGCAGAGTGGGGTagttttttttaattttttcgTGGGAAACAAATACGAAACAATTAGGAAACATCAAGGGTAACACACTCTTgatatttattgaattctaGAAAACAGTGCTTGAAAGGAGATTTCCAATTAATTAAGGACTTTCTTTTGCAAACTCTGTCTCGCATTTCGAATATGGCATGCAAGTTACACTCTCCGGctatattaatatatttatcttGTTTCGTGAAGAATGTAATTTTTACTAATGGCGGATGGGACAATCTATTCAGCAGATACAGGGTTTCACTAGTGCTAACAAGTAACCATGAACAGacaaaaggaaaaagttTAAAAAAGTAATGCCTTAGCTTATTTTTAATACcttattcattattataatgTTGTAAAACTTTCCTTAATCGACTTCACCCAACCTTTTGGCAAGCTTTTTATGAAAACTAAAAGGAGATTTCATGCCCCTGTCACTACAAATCATAGAATTTCATCTAATCTGAATACGAGGCTAGGCATCGCATATAATATGTGTTAACTGTCAAGCCCTCTTAGGTTGTAACACGTGTGCTCTTCTTGAACTGAGCATCCATGATTATACGAGAATAAATTTGAGATGAATTTTCTGTGATAACTGGCACGACTTTCTTGAAATGCAACATTAACGTTCTCGGATCttgaaataatatataaacctacatatttgaaatataacGTTATTCTCACATCAGGTAAAGAGTTTATCGAAAAGGATCTATTATGACTGTGAAGCTACCTGATAGTCAACTAAAAATGAGGTCGATGagaataatattaatcGATACTAATGAAATCATTACAAAATTATGGCAAACATATATCCCGCAGGCTGTCCCTAGGGATGACAAATTATTATGCATACACACTGGCCATCTTGAGAGTCTAATGACTAACATACGAAAAGGAACCGATAAGCATTCAGGGAGAACATATGCTATTGTTTCTCCTGGCAATTCCTTCGGATATCTGGGAGGTGGATTTGATTTTGCATTATACAATTATTTTGGGGGCAAACCATTCGAGAAGTGGTTCCGAAATCAATTAGGCGGTAGATATCATACTGTCGGTTCAGCCACAGTGGTGGATCTGTCGCTTtgtaatgaagaagaaactttGCGGAAGAGAGATGGAATAAGATACATAATACATTGTCCGACAGTAGTGGCACCCGTACGCCCCATATTTGATCCCAATAACCCCATTAAAACTGGTATTGAACCTGTGTTCAATGCAATGTGGAATGCCTTGATGCATGCACCAAATGGAATTGATGGATTAATTATCCCTGGACTTTGTACAGGTTATGCCGGTGTCCCTCCTACCATAAGCTGCAAGAGTATGGCTTTTGCTCTTCGCTTGTATATTTTGGGGGATCTGATATCTAAAGAGCTGAGGAATGTATTGACCATGTTCTACTTAGGATATCCATTTGGACCATTCTTTACAGATGAATGCAAAGAAGAATGCCAAAAACTCAAATTGGATATGAATCAATTAAGGAAGTTTGACGTTACTGTTGATTCTATCGAATCGATTCTCCCGAGTAACTTAGAGCAATTACAATTTCAGTCAATTAAAAAAGCAAACGCAGATATGAAAAGTCTATAATAGATTACAAGTTAAACAAATTTATATAATTGGTACAATAGTCATgttatttcttcaaattttggTCGTTCTAGGATACTTTCTTACTAATACCCAAGAAACTATCAACCCTAAAAAGGCAAGCGCAATATTTGGCCAGTAAGATATTAAAAACGAGTCACGGTAAACATTTAACAATGATCTCAATGTCAATGCGGGGAAATTGGCAGCACGTAAATAACTCGAATCACGTACTAAGGTATAATATTCCTCCTTCGAAAAAATATAGGAatcttttttattattagtttCAAACATGTAGTTCCATAACTTCTTAGCCAAACTATTTTCATAAATGACTAATGTCAATGAGGCACCTAACACGTTCCCAATTGACCTCCATAAATAGAAAATACCGGTCATGGTTCCCTGTTgtgatttttcaattgtaaaCACAATACTTACTAATGTCGCTACTAGCAAACTTGCATATCCGTAAGACACTAATATTAATGCCAATGCATATATAATCTTCCACATTATTGAGTTAGGGGTAAAGGTA harbors:
- the PDL32 gene encoding putative ADP-ribose 1''-phosphate phosphatase (ancestral locus Anc_2.474), giving the protein MTVKLPDSQLKMRSMRIILIDTNEIITKLWQTYIPQAVPRDDKLLCIHTGHLESLMTNIRKGTDKHSGRTYAIVSPGNSFGYLGGGFDFALYNYFGGKPFEKWFRNQLGGRYHTVGSATVVDLSLCNEEETLRKRDGIRYIIHCPTVVAPVRPIFDPNNPIKTGIEPVFNAMWNALMHAPNGIDGLIIPGLCTGYAGVPPTISCKSMAFALRLYILGDLISKELRNVLTMFYLGYPFGPFFTDECKEECQKLKLDMNQLRKFDVTVDSIESILPSNLEQLQFQSIKKANADMKSL
- the NCAS0A07790 gene encoding uncharacterized protein (ancestral locus Anc_2.476), with amino-acid sequence MIRRSSRQEPPEPNSSAMAAASALGHALMGNGRTVDKNKLPRYNTPSRSSSISNMRRSSMLKINSGSNQSSRSNSLQREREGQHHEKSQAKTKSVLSKRNSMILRRTSLNKPPSVNSEKRSSSLPSSTTGLIRGKGSLQEAKRTFVEFGGKQSAGTMHNHSVEQKPRTKRKYIPSRNGLIAVDVPVLDDNDADERIISKPNRQLRRSVSTSSSLRISSLKKKVSQENLHSSINNNRHSSLNNGMSGLGLKLNGTGQAMTNPLIESFVPEETEQELSKDSVLKKDTNLSEEFEKEIEKLDELLTENLELEDKIAEDEERIATKKMLNNQVRPFEINDNDEDEVTYEKKNIIKERRIPTPKSKELPTKSSQVKSRQKVQNAGYKEPISEKQLNNKKIEIISHTLQTKSPQNDLNVAKDRSDSVSQPQREVVSKSPPPRNKNHSMAQYLRESRSYLKKEKPNVTVSSPDHSKNDNNDTKKFKANTLASSTARGSSAPKANNRKDESGKNQTLKGTTPLRKVPSPIKSALKKTHTSEAKPHSHSRPSAANGAYLSMTTAENTRLNAQLTGDELGRKPSIIRTMRRPQSMNHIPKATNKQTTPVRNSVMNGNQAPKLVDQSTSAAAFASTKSAKGHMRREEQVKKQVNNKLSTEKNADSYLYPREPPQRKSSFEKLRPADTNLGFKNLSLRGDFVDTNNQTNAISQENQISLTNPISIMAEDGWHSRFQDSDSDMEENDHSHQELSRDASPNHKSKGNRFSQLFKSISHPRDIDEYEDEYDLYPPGSHPVNRRPSGLSEGTPTKIQKPFNSSGLRDGNSPTRQTKAPPINNHKFPTSMPGRESHFSSTESHESDEKKKNNLGKKLKKLFGRKKI
- the ADH3 gene encoding alcohol dehydrogenase ADH3 (ancestral locus Anc_2.480) — encoded protein: MLRFTNTRTLQQTSLMKSFLRLQSTVTIPKMQKGVIFYETGGPLHYKDIPVPKPKANEILINVKYSGVCHTDLHAWKGDWPLATKLPLVGGHEGSGEVVAMGENVKGWKIGDLAGIKWLNGSCMSCELCESGHESNCEHADLSGYTHDGSFQQYATADAVQAARIPKGTNMAEVAPILCAGITVYKALKEADMRAGQWVCISGAAGGLGSLAVQYAKAMGYRVIGIDGGPGKEELFKSLGGEIFVDFTKTKDIVAEIQEATRGGPQGVINVSVSEAAISLSTKYVRPTGTVVLVGLPAHSYVKSEVFSHVVKSINIKGSYVGNRADTREALDFFARGLIKSPIKIIGLSELPNVYKLMEEGKILGRYVVDTSK